The proteins below come from a single Ochotona princeps isolate mOchPri1 chromosome 6, mOchPri1.hap1, whole genome shotgun sequence genomic window:
- the TM2D3 gene encoding TM2 domain-containing protein 3: protein MAAAERRLRGLGRLCRLLLLLSQFYVPCGSEHSQPLAQAVKDAVPTRAATAVPGAAESTEIPSYVMKCPSNGLCSRLPADCIDCATNFSCVYGKPVTFDCTVKPSVTCVDQDLRSQKNFVINMTCRFCWQLPETDYECSNSTSCMAVSCPRQRYTANCTVRDHVHCLGNRTFPKMLYCNWTGGYKWSTALALSITLGGFGADRFYLGQWREGLGKLFSFGGLGIWTLIDVLLIGVGYVGPADGSLYI, encoded by the exons ATGGCGGCTGCGGAGAGGCGGCTGCGGGGCCTCGGCCGTCTGTgccgcctgctgctgctcctctctcAGTTCTACGTTCCGTGTGGTAGTG AGCATTCGCAGCCGCTGGCCCAGGCGGTGAAGGACGCGGTCCCCACGCGTGCAGCCACGGCCGTCCCCGGGGCAGCAG AAAGCACTGAAATCCCATCGTACGTGATGAAGTGTCCAAGCAACGGCTTGTGCAGCCGACTTCCTGCCGACTGCATAGATTGTGCGACCAACTTCTCCTGTGTCTACGGCAAGCCTGTCACGTTTGACTGCACGGTGAAGCCTTCTGTGACGTGTGTC GATCAGGACTTGCGGTCCCAGAAGAACTTCGTCATCAACATGACTTGCAGGTTTTGCTGGCAGCTGCCCGAGACAGACTATGAATGCTCCAATTCTACCAGCTGCATGGCGGTGTCCTGTCCGCGGCAGCGCTACACCGCCAACTGCACGGTGCGGGACCATGTCCACTGCCTGG gAAACCGTACATTTCCCAAAATGCTGTACTGCAATTGGACTGGAGGCTACAAGTGGTCCACGGCTCTGGCTCTGAG TATCACCCTCGGTGGCTTTGGAGCAGATCGCTTCTACCTGGGCCAGTGGCGGGAGGGCCTCGGCAAGCTCTTCAGCTTCGGGGGCCTGGGCATATGGACGCTCATAGACGTGCTGCTGATTGGAGTGGGCTACGTGGGCCCCGCGGACGGCTCTCTCTACATCTAG